The nucleotide sequence TACCCTAAACATTTGCTGGGCCGCGCGTTCGGCAACAATGCGCTGGTGGTGGCTGTCGCGTTCGCCATCGGGCCCACGGCCGCCTCGCTGATCCTGGCGACGGCGTCGTGGCCGTGGCTGTTCGCCATCAATGTGCCGTTGGGCGTGATCGGCTTCTTCCTCGCCAGCCGCATGCTGCCGGCGACAAAACTCTCAGGGCACACGCTCGATGCGCGTACGGCGCTGTACAACGTGGGCGCCTTCGGCTTGCTGATTTTGCTGTTTGGCGATGCCGCCCATCACGCGTCCAGCGCCGTCCTGCTGCCGGAACTGGTGGCCGTGGCCGTGTTCTTTGTCTTGCTGCTGCGCCGCCAGGCGGGGCACGTGGCGCCCATGCTGCCCATCGACCTGTTTCGCCGCCCCCTGTTCCTGCTGTCATCGCTGACGGCCATCTGCACGTTTGCCGCGCAAGGACTGGCCTTCGTCTCGCTGCCATTCTATTTTGAAGTGACACTGGGCCGCTCACCCGTCGAGACGGGTTTTTTGATGACGCCTTGGGCCGTGCTGGTAGCCGTGATGGCGCCCGTGGCCGGGCGTTTGAGCGACCGTTATTCACCGGGCGTGCTGGGCGGCATCGGCCTTGCTGCGCTGGCCGGCGGCTTGCTGACATTGGTGTGGATACCGGCCCATCCGAGCGCTTTTGACATCGGCTGGCGCATGGCCTTGTGCGGCATCGGTTTCGGCTTTTTCCAGGCGCCCAATTTGAAAGCCATCATGGGCAGCGCGCCGCCCGAACGGGCTGGCGGCGCCAGCGGCGTGGTAGCCACGTCGCGCCTGATCGGACAGGCCACGGGCGCGGCGCTGGTCGCGTATTGTTTTACTGTTTCCGCCGCCAAGGGCACGACCTATGCGCTGTGCCTGGCGGCAGGATTCGCCGCCGTGGCCAGCATCGCCAGCTTTTCGCGCCTGGTGGTGGCGCAGCCGGCATGGCCGCAAGGCAGGCGCGACTGACGGGGTTGGGTCAGATGTCGATGGCCTTGTCTGACTGCATGCGCTTGCGCAACTCGAACTTCTGGATCTTGCCCGTCGAGGTGCGGGGCAGGGGGCCAAAATAAATGGCCTTCGGCACCTTGAAACCGGCCAGGTTGTTCTTGCAAAAGGCGATCAATTCCGCTTCCGTCACGGTGCCGCCTTCGCGCAGTTCGACGAAGGCGCATGGCGTCTCGCCCCATTTCTCGTCCGGCTGGGCGATGACTGCGGCGGCCAGCACTTGCGGGTGGTGGTACAGCGCATCTTCCACTTCCACGCTGGAAATATTCTCGCCTCCGGAAATGATAATGTCCTTGCTGCGGTCCTTCAGCTTGATATAGCCGTCCGGATACATGACGCCCAGATCGCCCGTGTGGAACCAGCCACCGGCGAATGCTTCCTGCGTCGCCCTTTCATTCTTCAGGTAACCCTTCATGCAGATGTTGCCTCGGAACATGATCTCGCCGATCTGCTCGCCGTCGGCCGCCACGTGCTGCATGGTTTCCGGGTCAATCACGGCGACCGCGCTTTGCAAATGGTAGCGCACGCCCTGGCGCGACTTTAATACCGCCCGCTCTTCCTGGCTCAAAGCCGCCCATTCGTCCTGCTCGGCGCAGATGGCGGCCGGGCCATATACTTCCGTCAAGCCATACGAGTGGATCAGATCAAAGCCCATGGCTTCGATCTTTGCCACCATGGCCGCTGGCGGCGGCGCGCCGGCCACCATGCCGCGTACTGACCAGTCGATTCCTTCGCGCCAGTTGGCGGGCGCGTTGGCCAGGGCTGCGTGCACGATGGGCGCCGCGCAATAGTGGGTGATGCGCAATTCGCGCATCAGGTCGAACACCAGTTTCGGCTCGAACTTGCGCAGGCACACGTTGACGCCGGCGCGCGCGGCGATCGTCCACGGGAAGCACCAGCCATTGCAGTGGAACATGGGCAAGGTCCACAGGTAGACGGCATGCTTGGGCATGTCCCACTCTAATATGTTCGACAGGGCATTCAGGGCCGCGCCCCGGTGATGGTAGACCACACCTTTGGGGTCGCCCGTGGTGCCGGACGTGTAGTTGAGGGCGATGGCATCCCACTCATCTGCTGGCGGCTGCCAGTCGTAATCGGGGTCGCCGCTGGCCAGCAAGCTTTCGTAGTCGAGGTCGGAAAAAGCCTCCACTTCCGGTCCCAGCACGTCATTGACCTGGATCACGCGCAGACCCGGGATCTGCGCCGCCATCTGGCGCGCCAGCTCGGCAAACTCCGTGTCGGCCAGCAAGACTTTCGCCTGGCCGTGGCGCAGCATGAAGGTCAAGGAGGCCAGGTCGAGGCGGATATTCAGGGCGTTGAGGACGGCGCCGGCCATGGGCACGCCAAAGCTCGCTTCCACCATGGCGGGCGTGTTCGGCAGCATCACGGCTACCGTGTCGCCCGTGCCCACGCCCAGCTTGATGAGGCCGGAGGCCAGGCGGCGCGTGCGCGCGTACGTTGTGCGCCAGGTCTGGCGCACGGCGCCATGTGCAATTGCCAGGCGATTGCCATATACTGCGGCTGCCCTGGCGATATAGTCGAGCGGGGTGAGGGCGGCGTAGTTGGCGCTGTTTTTGCCGAGGCCGGTGTTGAAATCAGGTGTCATGCTTGTCTCCTGGTAAATAATATTGGCACTGGAATTCTGTAGCTCCCTGTTTCGGGATTGATACCGGCCAGCATAGCACCGGCACTTGGAAATCACTGTCATCTTAGTGACAGGTCTGAAAGATGGAATGGATAGCAACGATAGTGTAGACCGTGCGGTGCCAGAACTCGATAGCCACGATTGGTTCAAGGCCCTCGATACGCGGCATCAGGCTCTGTTGCGCGCCGGCAGCGTGCTCCGGCATTACGAGGCGGGCGCCTTCATCACGCGGCGCGGCGAACCGTCGGCGCACTGGATAGGCGTGCACACGGGTTTGATCAAGCTGGCCGTCTACAACGCCGATGGGCGCGGCGCCACGTTTTCCGGCGTGCCGGCGGGCGGCTGGTGCGGCGAGGGCAGCGTGCTCAAGCGCGAACTGCGCCGCTATGACGTGGTGGCCGTGCGCGCCGCGAACATCATCCTGGTGCCGGTGGAGCTGTTTCATCTGCTGCTGGCCGAAAGCCTGTCGTTCAATGCCTTCGTCATCCGCCAGCTGAACGAACGCATGGGCCAATTCATCGCCACCATCCAGAACCAGCGCCTGCTGGCCGTCGACGCGCAAGTGGCGCAAGCGATCGCGCAGCTGTTCCACCCCATGCTATACCCGCGCACCTCCAGCGTGCTTGAGCTGTCGCAGGAAGAAATCGGTTTGCTGACCGGCATTTCGCGCCAGAGGGTGAACCTGGCCCTGGGCCGTCTTGCCGAATTGAAGCTGATCAGCATTGCCTACCAATCCATCCGCGTGGTGGACCTGGACGGCTTGCGCCGCTACGGCGTGGCGTCGCTGTGATGACAGACTGCTTGCGCGATGTGTGGCATGCTGATGGCTTGTTCACCAGATTGACCTGACGCATGGCCCTCGTTTCCGATCATCCCTTGCACTTGCTGGGCTTGCGCTTTCCGCTCAGGCTGCGCGTGACCGTGCGCCAGGGTTTTGTAACCTTGCACAATGAAATCACCACCAAAAAGCTGGGCAGCGGCGACAGCTTTGTCGTGCCCGCTTTCTTGCGCTTTGCCTGCGACGTGATGCCGGGGCGAGGCAAGCCGGCCGTGTTCACCCTGGCGCTGGAAGGCGACGCGCCGGAAGGCAGCCACGGCGGCGGCAAGCGCTGGAGCCAGGCGCTGGCGCAGCACATCTTTGATACACCGCAAGGCAAATGGACGGCGGCGCGTCTGGCGGCCCTGTGGCAAGTGACGCCGCACAAGGCCAGGGCGCGCCTGTTTGCCGAGGGCGAGGCATTGCTCAGCCTGGTGCGCGAACAGCGCCTGGCGCACGCGCTGCATACGGCGGCGCAAGCGGGCGCCGATGGCGAAGGCGGCGAGCGCGATCTGGCGCAAGTGGCGGCCGGTTCCGGTTTCGCCTCGATCCCCGCGTTTTGCGACGCCTGCGTGGACGTGGCGGGCGTGCGCCCCAGCCTGTTCCTGCGGGGACAGGCGGGCGCGCTTGCGCAACGCGAAAGCCATACTCCGCTATAATCGGCGGCATGGGATCTTTATTGAAGCGCAAACAATGGCATCTGTGGTTCGCCTGCCTGGCGATACTGCTCAATGCGCTGTCGCCGTCCCTGTCATATGCGTTTGCCTCGCTGCACGCGAACACGAACAATGCCGCCGTCGAGATTTGCTCAGCCAGTGGCGCCGTCTACACACAAGCGGACCTGGCGCCAGCCGTCAAATCCACCACCGATTCCGTACTGCACTACATCGAGCACTGCCCGTTCTGCATGAGCCATGCGGGTAGTGTGGGCCTGCCGCCGTCATCATCGCCGCTGGCCGTCATCACGGGCCATGACCACTATCCGCCCCTGTTCTACCAGGCGCCCCGGCCCCAGTTTGCGTGGCTGGGCGCCCGCCCGCGCGGCCCGCCCGCGCTGGCCTGAGCATCGCTGTTCTGCCTGCCGCACTGCGGCAGGGCATCTATCTCTTAATTTGTATTCACTACGCCCATTGGGCTGGAATTACCATGAAACGTCGTCTTTTCCTTCTCGCCGGCACGGCGGGACTGCTCACGCTTGCCGCTTGCGAACAAGCACCGAAACCCCATTACAACGGTCTGGACTTGACGGGAGGCGATTACAAGCCCGACTTCAAATTGAGCGGCCCCGATGGCAAGGTCTACACCCTGGCCGATTTCAAGGGCAAGTATGTGATGGTCTTCTTTGGCTTCACGCAATGCCCGGACGTGTGCCCGACTGCCCTGTCGCGCGCGCTGGAAATCCGCCAGAAACTGGGCGCCGATGGGGATAAACTGCAAGTGATCTTCATCAGCATCGATCCCGAGCGCGACACGCCCGAGTTGCTGGGCGAATACATGCGCGCCTTCGACCCCAGCTTCCTGGGCTTGCGCACGGACCCGCAGGCGACGGCGCAGACGGCCTTCAACTACAAGGTCTTCTACCGCCGCGTTCCCAGCGGCAGCTCGTACACGATGGACCACACGGCCATCAGCTATGTGCTCGATACCGAGGGACGCATGCGCCTGGGCTTGAAACACCAGCTGACGGGCGACGAGTGCGTGCAAGACATCAAGACCCTGATGAAATCGAAATACACCTTATAACAACACCGAGGAAATAATCATGACCCATTTGAAAACCCTGCTGGCCACGGCCCTGACCGTGCTGTCTTTCTCCGCCGTCGCACAAAACAGTGTGCAGATTACCGACCCGTGGGTGCGCGCCACCGTGCCGCAGCAAAAAGCCACGGGCGCCTTCATGCAGATCACGGCGCCGAAAGCCATGCGATTGCTGGAAGTGCGCTCGCCCGTGGCCGGCGTGGCGGAAATCCATGAAATGAGCATGACGGACAATATGATGCGCATGCGCCAGGTCAAGGAAATCGCCTTGCCGGCCGGCAAAGCCGTCGAACTGAAGCCGGGCGGCTACCACGTGATGCTGCTGGAACTCAAAGGGCAAGTAAAGGCGGGCGACAAGATCCCGCTGACCCTGGTGCTTGAGGGCGAGGACAAGCACCGCGAAACCATCGAAGTCAATGCCGTGGCACGTCCGCTGGGTGCGACCTCGACTTCACCCGCGATGCCCGCGATGAAACACTAACTCTGCCGCAATGCGCTTGAAAAGCCCGGTGCGCCGGGCTTTTTTGCGTCCATTTGAAAGTTAAACGGCTGTTTGATACAATGGAGGGCAATATTAAACAGCTGTTTAAATAATGGGAATGGCATGACGGAACAGATGGAAAACGATAAGTTCGGCGAACCGGCGCGTGCGCGTATCCTGCAGGCGGCGGCGGACCTGTTTGCCGAGGAGGGCTACAAGGCCGCGTCCGTGCGCAGGATATGCGAGGCGGCGAGGGTCAATGTGGCGATGGTCAATTACTATTTTCATAGCAAGGAAGAGCTGCACCTGGCCGCCTTCGACCATGCGCGCGAGCTGGCGCGGGCCTCGGCCGCCGACGTGGCGGCCGCCAGCGCGAGGGCGAAGCTGCCGCCCGTGGAACAGTTGCGCCTGGCCATCGAGGCGCTGGTGTCCGATATGCTGCGCTCGGGGTCGGCGTCGCTCTTCAGCCGCCTGGTGGCGCGCGAACTGATCGAACCGACGGCCGCCATCCACAAGCTGGCCGAACGTAATGTGCGCCCGCAGCATGCCTTGTTCACGGGTTTGATCCGTGGCGTGGTGGGGCCTTCCATGCCGGCGGACGTGGTGCAGAAATGCGTGTTCAGCGTGATCGGCCAGGCCGTGTTCTATGCCCGTTCGCGCATCGTGCATGAACTGGTGGTGCCGGAAATAACGTATGACGAGGCGGGCATCGCCAGCATCGCGCGCCATGTGTCGCAATTCTCGCTGGCGGCCCTGGCTGGCTTGCGCCGCCAGTGTGACGATGCGCAGGCGGGCGCATGAAGGCCCGCAACCTGACCCTGGTGCTGGCCGGCCTGGCCATGCTGGGCCCGTTCGCCACCGATACCTTTCTGCCATCATTTCCCGCGATCGGCATGCATTTCGACGTCAGCAGCGTGCTGGTGCAGCAAACCCTGAGCGTCTACCTGGCCGCCTATGCCTTCATGACCTTGTTCTACGGCACCTTGTCCGACTCCTTCGGCCGCCGTCCCGTGATCCTCGCTTCCCTGCTGATCTTTGCCGTCGGCTCCATCGGCACCGCGTTTGCGCCCAGCTTTGGCTGGCTGCTGTTCTTCCGTGGCATGCAGGGCGCCTCGGCGGGAGCGGGCAGGGTAGTCGGGCAAGCCATCGTGCGCGACACCCTGTCAGGCGCGGCCGCGCAAAAGATGCTGGCCAATATCATGATGGTGTTCGGCATCGCGCCCGCCATCGCCCCCATCATCGGCGGCTGGCTGCACGTGGCCTATGGCTGGCAATCAACGTTCGTGTTCACCTTTTCCGTCACGGTGCTGCTGGCGCTCGCTTGCCTGAAAGGCTTGCCGGAAAGTTTATCCGTAGAGCAACGCCAGCCTTTCCATCCAGGCAACATCGCGCGCAATTACTGGCTGGCGTTGCGCCACCGGGCATTCCTCTTGCGTTCGCTGGCCGTGGCCTTCGCCTTCGGCGGTTTCGCCCTGTACATCGCGTCCGCGCCGCATTTCATCCTGGAATTGCTGCGCCTGCCGGAAACGGCGTTTGGCTGGATGTTCATCCCCATGGTGGCCGGTTTGGTGCTGGGCTCGGCGCTGTCGGGCAAGCTGGCCCATGCGGTGAAAAGCACCGTGCTGGTGCGCTGGGGCTTGCTGGCCATGGCCGCCACGGGGGCGATCAACATAGGCTACAACCACTGGTTTAGCGCCAGCATCCCCTTTGCCGTCGTGCCGGTGATGCTATACGCCTTCGGCATGTCGCTGGCCTTGCCGGGCATGACCATGTCCACGCTCGACATTTTCCCGCAGATGCGGGGCCTGGCCGCCTCCTTGCAAAACTTCGTGCAAATGCTGGTGTTTGCGCTGGTGTCCGGTTTTGTCGCACCCTTGCTGTTCGACAGTGCCTTCAAGCTGGCGCTGGGACAGGCTTCGGCCGTGGCGCTGGCCGCCGTGTTCTGGTGGCTGGGCAGCCGCCAGGCGGCGGGGCAGGGCGCATCTGCCATTATTAAAACAATATGATAGGCCTTG is from Janthinobacterium sp. 61 and encodes:
- a CDS encoding copper chaperone PCu(A)C, which codes for MTHLKTLLATALTVLSFSAVAQNSVQITDPWVRATVPQQKATGAFMQITAPKAMRLLEVRSPVAGVAEIHEMSMTDNMMRMRQVKEIALPAGKAVELKPGGYHVMLLELKGQVKAGDKIPLTLVLEGEDKHRETIEVNAVARPLGATSTSPAMPAMKH
- a CDS encoding acyl-CoA synthetase, whose amino-acid sequence is MTPDFNTGLGKNSANYAALTPLDYIARAAAVYGNRLAIAHGAVRQTWRTTYARTRRLASGLIKLGVGTGDTVAVMLPNTPAMVEASFGVPMAGAVLNALNIRLDLASLTFMLRHGQAKVLLADTEFAELARQMAAQIPGLRVIQVNDVLGPEVEAFSDLDYESLLASGDPDYDWQPPADEWDAIALNYTSGTTGDPKGVVYHHRGAALNALSNILEWDMPKHAVYLWTLPMFHCNGWCFPWTIAARAGVNVCLRKFEPKLVFDLMRELRITHYCAAPIVHAALANAPANWREGIDWSVRGMVAGAPPPAAMVAKIEAMGFDLIHSYGLTEVYGPAAICAEQDEWAALSQEERAVLKSRQGVRYHLQSAVAVIDPETMQHVAADGEQIGEIMFRGNICMKGYLKNERATQEAFAGGWFHTGDLGVMYPDGYIKLKDRSKDIIISGGENISSVEVEDALYHHPQVLAAAVIAQPDEKWGETPCAFVELREGGTVTEAELIAFCKNNLAGFKVPKAIYFGPLPRTSTGKIQKFELRKRMQSDKAIDI
- a CDS encoding multidrug effflux MFS transporter, giving the protein MKARNLTLVLAGLAMLGPFATDTFLPSFPAIGMHFDVSSVLVQQTLSVYLAAYAFMTLFYGTLSDSFGRRPVILASLLIFAVGSIGTAFAPSFGWLLFFRGMQGASAGAGRVVGQAIVRDTLSGAAAQKMLANIMMVFGIAPAIAPIIGGWLHVAYGWQSTFVFTFSVTVLLALACLKGLPESLSVEQRQPFHPGNIARNYWLALRHRAFLLRSLAVAFAFGGFALYIASAPHFILELLRLPETAFGWMFIPMVAGLVLGSALSGKLAHAVKSTVLVRWGLLAMAATGAINIGYNHWFSASIPFAVVPVMLYAFGMSLALPGMTMSTLDIFPQMRGLAASLQNFVQMLVFALVSGFVAPLLFDSAFKLALGQASAVALAAVFWWLGSRQAAGQGASAIIKTI
- a CDS encoding MFS transporter, with the protein product MMKQKNGAQPFLVGEDGLPPDARLWAMLALAIGVGMASLDTAIANTALPAIASELHATPAASVWIVNVYQLAMVATLLPFSALGEIAGYRRVFISGMFLFTLASLACALAWSLPSLVVARFFQGVGASAMMSVNTALLRALYPKHLLGRAFGNNALVVAVAFAIGPTAASLILATASWPWLFAINVPLGVIGFFLASRMLPATKLSGHTLDARTALYNVGAFGLLILLFGDAAHHASSAVLLPELVAVAVFFVLLLRRQAGHVAPMLPIDLFRRPLFLLSSLTAICTFAAQGLAFVSLPFYFEVTLGRSPVETGFLMTPWAVLVAVMAPVAGRLSDRYSPGVLGGIGLAALAGGLLTLVWIPAHPSAFDIGWRMALCGIGFGFFQAPNLKAIMGSAPPERAGGASGVVATSRLIGQATGAALVAYCFTVSAAKGTTYALCLAAGFAAVASIASFSRLVVAQPAWPQGRRD
- a CDS encoding Crp/Fnr family transcriptional regulator is translated as MDSNDSVDRAVPELDSHDWFKALDTRHQALLRAGSVLRHYEAGAFITRRGEPSAHWIGVHTGLIKLAVYNADGRGATFSGVPAGGWCGEGSVLKRELRRYDVVAVRAANIILVPVELFHLLLAESLSFNAFVIRQLNERMGQFIATIQNQRLLAVDAQVAQAIAQLFHPMLYPRTSSVLELSQEEIGLLTGISRQRVNLALGRLAELKLISIAYQSIRVVDLDGLRRYGVASL
- a CDS encoding CerR family C-terminal domain-containing protein — protein: MTEQMENDKFGEPARARILQAAADLFAEEGYKAASVRRICEAARVNVAMVNYYFHSKEELHLAAFDHARELARASAADVAAASARAKLPPVEQLRLAIEALVSDMLRSGSASLFSRLVARELIEPTAAIHKLAERNVRPQHALFTGLIRGVVGPSMPADVVQKCVFSVIGQAVFYARSRIVHELVVPEITYDEAGIASIARHVSQFSLAALAGLRRQCDDAQAGA
- a CDS encoding SCO family protein is translated as MKRRLFLLAGTAGLLTLAACEQAPKPHYNGLDLTGGDYKPDFKLSGPDGKVYTLADFKGKYVMVFFGFTQCPDVCPTALSRALEIRQKLGADGDKLQVIFISIDPERDTPELLGEYMRAFDPSFLGLRTDPQATAQTAFNYKVFYRRVPSGSSYTMDHTAISYVLDTEGRMRLGLKHQLTGDECVQDIKTLMKSKYTL
- a CDS encoding DUF2946 domain-containing protein, producing MKRKQWHLWFACLAILLNALSPSLSYAFASLHANTNNAAVEICSASGAVYTQADLAPAVKSTTDSVLHYIEHCPFCMSHAGSVGLPPSSSPLAVITGHDHYPPLFYQAPRPQFAWLGARPRGPPALA